Proteins encoded by one window of Maliibacterium massiliense:
- the prmC gene encoding peptide chain release factor N(5)-glutamine methyltransferase, which translates to MTIQALRCELEAALARGGVPEHVRQARLIVAHVCGLPPLELALHARREVDADRLSQARALAARRLRGEPWQYIVGSQAFLDMTLRVAPGVLIPRPETEELCLRAVARLAQVKEDCPLALDLCTGSGALALGLARGVARAQVDAADISDAALCVARENARLLGLAGRVHFYQGDLWQALPARRYGVIVSNPPYIPQAQLDALQREVRDFEPRMALDGGADGLDFYRRIAQGAPAFLAPWGTLLLEVGAGQADAVAALLAPHFAHVRAYRDMQGVARMLEATNQAEDEHVAG; encoded by the coding sequence ATGACCATACAGGCGCTGCGCTGTGAGCTGGAGGCCGCGCTTGCGCGGGGCGGCGTGCCGGAGCACGTCCGCCAGGCGCGGCTGATCGTCGCGCACGTGTGCGGCCTGCCTCCGCTGGAGCTGGCGCTGCATGCCCGGCGGGAGGTGGACGCGGACCGGCTGTCGCAGGCGCGTGCGCTGGCGGCGCGGCGCCTTCGGGGGGAGCCCTGGCAGTATATCGTGGGCAGCCAGGCCTTTTTGGATATGACGCTGCGCGTGGCGCCGGGGGTGCTCATTCCCCGTCCCGAGACAGAGGAGCTTTGCCTGCGCGCGGTTGCGCGCCTCGCGCAGGTGAAAGAGGATTGCCCGCTTGCGCTGGATTTGTGCACGGGCTCCGGCGCGCTTGCGCTGGGCCTTGCGCGGGGCGTCGCCCGCGCGCAGGTGGACGCCGCGGATATTTCCGATGCGGCGCTCTGCGTGGCGCGGGAAAACGCGCGCCTGCTGGGCCTTGCGGGGCGCGTGCACTTTTATCAGGGGGACCTGTGGCAGGCGCTGCCCGCGCGCAGGTACGGCGTGATCGTGAGCAATCCCCCCTACATTCCACAGGCGCAGCTGGACGCCCTGCAGCGCGAGGTGCGGGATTTTGAGCCGCGTATGGCGCTGGACGGTGGGGCGGACGGGCTGGACTTCTACCGGCGCATCGCACAGGGGGCGCCGGCGTTTCTTGCGCCCTGGGGCACGCTGCTGCTGGAGGTGGGCGCAGGCCAGGCGGACGCTGTGGCCGCGCTGCTTGCCCCGCATTTTGCCCATGTGCGCGCATACCGCGATATGCAGGGCGTGGCGCGCATGCTGGAGGCGACAAACCAAGCGGAGGATGAACATGTTGCTGGATAA
- a CDS encoding DUF1385 domain-containing protein, whose translation MKKSSIGGQAVLEGVMMKSSHNMAIAVRTEKGDIALHEESLKPLAEKKKALRVPIVRGAVNMVDMMGLGVRVLTTSMDMAGMQEEEPSRFEKWLAKKTGKDIMDIATPFAVVLAVVLAIGLFIVVPSLVVRLLQQWISQPMVINLIEGAVRLLIFVLYLWAISRMKDIQRLLAYHGAEHKVINCYEHDLPLTVENAGKSSRLHPRCGTSFLFLIMIISVAVFTCLGTITSLWLRVLSRIALLPVVAGVSYECLKALAKSEGKLARALRVPGMWMQRFTTREPDEGMLQVAIASFEAVQRMDAAEAEAKKQAALEEAAARAAALRAARAPQSPAEGTPAPQDEMDAQLAPVEEADAPSDAETGTSLSGAQAEQEASMPAQGARAAAGTSPQASCPSQKTDAANAPGATQQAAGEALREAPETDASKADGTHDHTGAAL comes from the coding sequence ATGAAAAAAAGCAGTATTGGCGGGCAGGCCGTTTTGGAGGGCGTCATGATGAAGTCCTCCCACAACATGGCCATCGCCGTGCGGACGGAAAAAGGGGATATCGCGCTGCATGAGGAGTCGCTCAAGCCCCTGGCCGAAAAGAAAAAAGCCCTGCGCGTGCCCATTGTGCGCGGCGCGGTGAACATGGTGGATATGATGGGCCTGGGCGTGCGGGTGCTCACCACCTCGATGGATATGGCGGGCATGCAGGAGGAGGAACCCTCCCGCTTTGAAAAATGGCTCGCCAAAAAGACGGGCAAGGATATCATGGACATCGCCACGCCCTTTGCAGTGGTGCTGGCGGTGGTGCTGGCTATCGGCCTGTTTATCGTGGTGCCCTCCCTTGTGGTGCGCCTGCTGCAGCAGTGGATCAGCCAGCCGATGGTGATCAATCTCATCGAAGGCGCGGTGCGTCTGCTGATCTTTGTGCTCTATCTTTGGGCCATCTCGCGCATGAAGGACATCCAGCGCCTGCTGGCTTACCACGGCGCGGAGCACAAGGTGATCAACTGCTATGAGCACGACCTGCCGCTGACGGTGGAAAATGCGGGCAAAAGCTCCCGCCTGCACCCGCGCTGCGGCACCAGCTTCCTGTTTTTGATCATGATCATCAGCGTGGCGGTGTTCACGTGCCTGGGCACGATCACATCGCTGTGGCTGCGTGTGCTCAGCCGCATCGCGCTGCTGCCGGTGGTGGCGGGCGTCTCCTACGAGTGCCTCAAAGCGCTTGCAAAGAGCGAGGGCAAGCTGGCCCGCGCGCTGCGCGTGCCGGGCATGTGGATGCAGCGCTTTACTACCCGCGAGCCGGACGAGGGCATGCTGCAGGTGGCCATCGCCTCCTTTGAGGCAGTGCAGCGCATGGACGCGGCGGAGGCAGAGGCAAAAAAACAGGCGGCGCTGGAAGAGGCGGCGGCCCGCGCGGCGGCGTTGCGCGCAGCGCGCGCGCCCCAATCGCCCGCAGAAGGAACGCCCGCGCCGCAAGATGAAATGGATGCGCAGCTCGCACCTGTGGAGGAAGCGGACGCGCCGTCAGACGCGGAGACGGGCACATCCCTAAGCGGGGCGCAGGCCGAACAGGAAGCATCCATGCCCGCGCAAGGGGCGCGGGCAGCGGCGGGGACGTCCCCCCAAGCGTCCTGTCCGTCGCAAAAGACGGATGCGGCAAACGCGCCGGGTGCCACACAGCAGGCCGCTGGGGAGGCTTTGAGGGAAGCGCCGGAAACAGACGCCTCGAAAGCGGATGGGACACATGACCATACAGGCGCTGCGCTGTGA
- the rpmE gene encoding 50S ribosomal protein L31, giving the protein MKKDIHPNYGACTVRCACGATFTTGSVKKDMNVEICSKCHPFYTGRQKLIDSGGRVDRFKKRYGM; this is encoded by the coding sequence ATGAAAAAAGATATCCATCCCAATTATGGGGCGTGCACGGTTCGCTGCGCCTGCGGCGCAACCTTCACGACGGGTTCGGTTAAGAAGGATATGAATGTTGAAATTTGCTCCAAATGCCATCCCTTCTACACCGGTCGCCAGAAGTTGATTGATTCCGGCGGCCGTGTCGATCGCTTCAAAAAGCGTTATGGCATGTAA
- the rho gene encoding transcription termination factor Rho has product MDREQLEKTGVVQLRSIARSLGITMPQKFKKQELIDEMLVRFEKVGDQVDLPELIPMKKRGQRPKAERMAQQAAQVEQDDDDAAEDEEDARKPNEGIEKLQTTDILERIAQAGPLGGRSASSGRSASGGRSIPGGHSVPGGRTAPAYSAPRGAAPAAENRPAFVSRSTGFGQGARMAERGVGHGAPLHAQGSERPSFNTRSDRGGFAPERASYNISERGYAPRGGYNAPQVSGERGSYTTRRVERASYGSRPERAQLQQEHEDMAWAPPETQAPVIPDGLTPQDLFGEDGQAPAEYSAEYEQVEGVLEILPDGYGFLRVNNYFPGPLDAYVSMTQIRRFALRAGDFVSGKTTPVRPREKRRALLYIDEVNGQQPDLVRGRANFDDLVPVYPSERLTLERKGTPQEVSLRLIDIISPIGKGQRGLIVAPPKAGKTILLKKIANSISLNNPDVHLMVLLIDERPEEVTDMQRSIDGEVVYSTFDELPERHVRVSEMVLERARRLVEQGRDVVILLDSITRLARAYNQTVPSTGRILSGGLDSGALHKPKWFFGAARNIENGGSLTIIATALIETGSRLDEVIYEEFKGTGNMEVHLDRKLSEKRIFPAINLMKSGTRHEEMLLSEEELAGIWSIRKILSSANADDAMETMIDMLLKAPDNKAFFDRLKDWLGLWEKQNALRAGRSGDIGNRNR; this is encoded by the coding sequence ATGGATCGAGAACAACTGGAAAAAACCGGTGTTGTGCAACTGCGCTCCATTGCGCGCAGCCTCGGCATTACCATGCCGCAGAAATTTAAAAAACAGGAATTGATCGACGAGATGCTCGTGCGCTTTGAAAAGGTGGGCGACCAGGTCGATCTGCCCGAGCTGATTCCAATGAAAAAGCGCGGGCAGCGCCCCAAGGCGGAGCGCATGGCGCAGCAGGCGGCGCAGGTGGAGCAGGACGATGATGACGCCGCCGAGGACGAGGAGGATGCACGCAAGCCCAACGAGGGCATTGAAAAGCTGCAGACCACAGACATCCTCGAGCGCATCGCGCAGGCAGGCCCGCTGGGCGGACGCAGCGCGTCTAGCGGACGCAGCGCGTCAGGCGGGCGCAGCATACCTGGCGGACATAGCGTGCCTGGCGGGCGCACCGCGCCCGCCTATAGCGCGCCGCGCGGCGCGGCGCCTGCCGCCGAGAACCGCCCCGCCTTTGTATCGCGCAGCACAGGCTTTGGCCAGGGCGCGCGCATGGCGGAGCGGGGCGTGGGCCACGGCGCGCCCCTGCACGCGCAGGGAAGCGAACGCCCCAGCTTTAACACGCGCAGCGATCGGGGCGGCTTTGCGCCGGAGCGCGCCAGCTACAACATCTCGGAGCGCGGCTATGCGCCGCGCGGCGGCTACAATGCCCCGCAGGTATCCGGCGAGCGGGGCAGCTACACCACGCGCAGGGTGGAGCGCGCAAGCTACGGCTCTCGCCCGGAGCGCGCCCAGCTGCAACAGGAGCATGAGGATATGGCCTGGGCGCCGCCTGAGACGCAGGCGCCCGTCATCCCCGACGGGCTGACCCCGCAGGACCTGTTCGGCGAGGACGGCCAGGCCCCCGCGGAGTACAGCGCGGAATATGAGCAGGTGGAGGGCGTGCTGGAAATTCTGCCGGATGGCTACGGTTTTCTGCGCGTCAACAATTACTTCCCCGGGCCGCTGGACGCGTATGTGTCCATGACGCAGATCCGCCGCTTTGCGCTGCGCGCAGGCGATTTTGTCAGCGGCAAGACCACGCCCGTGCGCCCGCGCGAAAAGCGACGCGCGCTGCTCTATATCGACGAGGTCAACGGTCAGCAGCCCGATCTTGTGCGCGGACGCGCCAACTTTGACGACTTGGTGCCCGTCTACCCCAGTGAGCGGCTGACGCTGGAGCGCAAGGGCACGCCCCAAGAGGTGTCCCTGCGCCTGATCGACATCATCTCGCCCATCGGCAAGGGCCAGCGCGGGCTGATTGTGGCTCCGCCCAAGGCGGGCAAGACCATCCTCTTAAAAAAGATCGCCAACAGTATCTCGCTCAACAATCCGGACGTGCACCTGATGGTGCTGCTCATCGACGAGCGGCCCGAGGAAGTCACCGACATGCAGCGCAGCATCGACGGCGAGGTGGTTTACTCCACCTTTGACGAGCTGCCCGAGCGCCATGTGCGCGTATCGGAGATGGTGCTGGAGCGCGCGCGCCGGCTGGTGGAGCAGGGGCGCGACGTGGTGATTCTGCTGGATTCCATCACCCGCCTTGCGCGGGCGTATAACCAGACGGTGCCTTCCACCGGGCGCATCCTCTCCGGTGGCCTGGATTCGGGTGCGCTGCACAAGCCCAAGTGGTTCTTCGGCGCGGCGCGCAACATTGAAAACGGCGGCAGCCTCACCATCATCGCCACCGCGCTCATCGAGACGGGCAGCCGCTTAGATGAGGTGATTTACGAGGAGTTCAAGGGCACGGGCAACATGGAGGTGCACCTGGACCGCAAGCTTTCCGAAAAACGGATCTTCCCTGCGATCAACCTGATGAAGTCGGGCACCCGCCACGAGGAGATGCTCCTTTCGGAAGAGGAGCTTGCCGGCATCTGGAGCATCCGCAAGATCCTCTCCAGCGCAAATGCGGACGACGCGATGGAGACCATGATCGACATGCTGCTCAAGGCGCCGGATAACAAGGCATTCTTTGACCGCCTCAAGGATTGGCTGGGCCTGTGGGAGAAACAGAACGCCCTGCGCGCTGGACGCTCTGGCGATATAGGCAACCGAAATCGATAA